One segment of Pantoea sp. Lij88 DNA contains the following:
- the deoR gene encoding DNA-binding transcriptional repressor DeoR, with protein METRRDERIHKLTQALKRTDKLHLKDAAQLLGVSEMTVRRDLTEPGSSVVLLGGYIVSDPKSHAGHYFVSDQHGQNAARKQRLAQAAASLITENDTVFFDCGTTLPYIVDAIPDTLSFTAICCAMNTFLTLKEKPACNVILSGGEFHADNALFTPIGVHTILDDLCPTLAFISAAGIDKDQGATCYNTNELMMKHHAMLRARKSVLVADSSKYGKVLPARIAGLQRFDLLVSDSAPDQALQTWLAQQAIPLRLP; from the coding sequence ATGGAAACCCGGCGCGACGAACGCATTCACAAGCTGACGCAGGCGCTGAAACGCACCGACAAACTGCATCTGAAAGATGCGGCCCAGCTGCTGGGTGTCTCAGAGATGACGGTTCGCCGTGATTTAACCGAGCCAGGTTCCAGCGTGGTCCTGCTGGGTGGCTATATCGTCAGCGACCCGAAAAGTCATGCCGGCCACTATTTTGTCAGCGATCAGCATGGGCAGAATGCCGCCAGAAAGCAGCGCCTGGCGCAGGCGGCGGCCAGCCTGATCACCGAGAACGATACGGTCTTCTTCGATTGCGGCACCACCCTGCCCTATATCGTTGATGCTATCCCTGACACGCTGTCATTCACCGCCATCTGCTGCGCCATGAATACCTTTCTGACCCTGAAAGAGAAACCGGCCTGTAACGTCATCCTCAGCGGCGGTGAGTTTCATGCCGACAATGCGCTGTTTACGCCGATTGGCGTGCATACCATCCTTGACGATCTCTGTCCGACGCTGGCCTTTATCTCGGCGGCGGGCATCGACAAAGATCAGGGGGCGACCTGCTACAACACCAATGAACTGATGATGAAACATCACGCCATGCTGCGCGCCCGAAAGTCGGTGCTGGTGGCGGACAGCAGTAAATATGGCAAAGTGCTGCCCGCCCGTATCGCCGGGCTGCAGCGCTTTGATCTGCTGGTGAGTGACAGCGCGCCCGATCAGGCGTTGCAGACCTGGCTGGCACAGCAGGCGATACCGCTGCGCCTGCCCTGA
- the ettA gene encoding energy-dependent translational throttle protein EttA, protein MAQFVYSMHRVGKVVPPKRHILKNISLSFFPGAKIGVLGLNGAGKSTLLRIMAGIDKDIEGEARPQPGIKIGYLPQEPQLNLEHTVRESVEEALSEVVGALKRLDEVYALYAEEGADFDKLAAEQGRLEEIIQAHDGHNLNTQLERAADALRLPDWDAKIATLSGGERRRVALCRLLLEKPDMLLLDEPTNHLDAESVAWLERFLHDFEGTVVAITHDRYFLDNVAGWILELDRGEGIPWEGNYSSWLEQKDARLAQEASSEAARRKSIEKELEWVRKGPKGQQSKGKARLARFEELNNTDYQKRNETNELFIPPGARLGDKVLEVSNLRKSYGDRVLIDDLSFSVPKGAIVGIIGPNGAGKSTLFRIMSGQEQPDSGSIVLGETVKLASVDQFRDSMDNSKTVWEEVSGGQDIMRIGNTEMPSRAYVGRFNFKGVDQGKRVGELSGGERGRLHLAKLLQVGGNMLLLDEPTNDLDIETLRALENALLEFPGCAMVISHDRWFLDRIATHILDYQDEGNIEFFEGNFTEYEEYKKRTLGADALEPKRIKYKRMTK, encoded by the coding sequence GTGGCTCAATTCGTCTATAGCATGCATCGCGTCGGCAAAGTGGTTCCGCCGAAGCGACATATCCTGAAAAACATCTCCCTCAGCTTCTTCCCTGGCGCAAAAATCGGCGTACTCGGTCTGAATGGCGCGGGTAAATCTACCCTGCTGCGCATCATGGCCGGCATCGATAAAGATATCGAAGGGGAAGCGCGTCCACAGCCAGGCATCAAGATTGGCTACCTGCCGCAGGAGCCGCAGCTTAACCTTGAACACACCGTGCGTGAGTCGGTTGAAGAAGCGCTGTCAGAAGTGGTTGGCGCACTGAAGCGTCTCGACGAAGTCTATGCGCTTTATGCCGAAGAGGGTGCAGATTTCGACAAGCTGGCCGCTGAGCAGGGCCGTCTGGAAGAAATCATCCAGGCGCATGATGGTCACAACCTGAATACTCAGCTGGAACGTGCTGCCGATGCGCTGCGCCTGCCAGACTGGGACGCAAAAATCGCTACCCTTTCTGGTGGTGAACGTCGCCGCGTTGCCCTGTGCCGTCTGCTGCTGGAAAAACCAGACATGCTGCTGCTGGACGAACCGACGAACCACCTGGACGCCGAATCTGTCGCCTGGCTGGAGCGCTTCCTGCATGACTTCGAAGGCACCGTCGTGGCGATTACGCATGACCGTTACTTCCTGGATAACGTGGCAGGCTGGATTCTGGAACTTGACCGCGGTGAGGGTATTCCGTGGGAAGGCAACTACTCCTCCTGGCTGGAGCAGAAAGATGCGCGTCTGGCGCAGGAAGCCTCTTCTGAAGCCGCTCGTCGTAAGTCGATTGAGAAAGAGCTGGAGTGGGTTCGCAAAGGACCAAAAGGCCAGCAGTCTAAAGGCAAAGCCCGTCTGGCACGCTTTGAAGAGCTGAACAACACGGACTACCAGAAGCGTAACGAAACCAACGAACTGTTCATTCCACCAGGTGCCCGTCTGGGTGACAAAGTGCTGGAAGTCAGCAATCTGCGTAAGTCCTATGGCGACCGTGTATTGATTGACGATCTCTCGTTCTCGGTGCCAAAAGGCGCGATTGTCGGGATTATCGGTCCGAACGGCGCGGGTAAATCGACGCTGTTCCGCATAATGTCAGGTCAGGAACAGCCTGACTCCGGCAGCATCGTGCTGGGTGAGACCGTTAAGCTGGCCTCAGTCGATCAGTTCCGCGACAGCATGGATAATTCCAAAACCGTGTGGGAAGAAGTTTCCGGCGGTCAGGACATCATGCGTATCGGCAACACCGAGATGCCAAGCCGCGCCTATGTTGGCCGCTTTAACTTTAAAGGCGTCGATCAGGGCAAACGCGTGGGCGAACTGTCAGGTGGTGAGCGTGGTCGTCTGCACCTCGCGAAGCTGCTGCAGGTTGGCGGCAACATGCTGCTGCTCGATGAGCCAACCAACGACCTGGACATTGAAACCCTGCGCGCGCTGGAAAACGCCCTGCTGGAGTTCCCGGGCTGTGCGATGGTGATCTCGCATGACCGCTGGTTCCTGGACCGTATCGCGACGCACATTCTGGATTACCAGGATGAAGGCAATATCGAATTCTTCGAAGGTAACTTTACCGAATATGAAGAGTACAAGAAGCGTACCCTCGGCGCCGACGCGCTGGAGCCGAAACGCATCAAGTACAAGCGTATGACGAAGTAA
- a CDS encoding YhfG family protein — protein MKKKADRPVAKKAEAIYEATKVANFAASSLLEGIRISTDAEFSTLEQVRRRYKQ, from the coding sequence ATGAAGAAAAAAGCTGATCGGCCAGTAGCTAAAAAAGCGGAAGCGATTTATGAAGCGACTAAAGTCGCGAACTTTGCCGCAAGTTCACTGCTTGAAGGGATACGTATCTCGACAGATGCTGAATTTTCGACCCTGGAACAGGTTCGACGCCGCTATAAGCAGTAA
- a CDS encoding Fic family protein — MNRYLVWRDHYCYPDSDVLMNRYDIRDQTLLDQAERDVTALTIYTIKLSHPPFSLQSLCHIHYCLFNELYSWAGKVRDISISKGQTRFCQPTFIVSEAEKLFAKLACERWLKQADHESFCHQVAWYYCEFNILHPFREGNGRALRILFEHIILNAGYQVSWEGLSASDWLAANIAGYQSGPEKMAALFLRHIVPLSDKTPGIPVTAGRTQ; from the coding sequence GTGAATCGTTATCTTGTCTGGCGAGATCACTACTGCTATCCCGATTCAGATGTTCTGATGAATCGTTACGATATCCGCGATCAAACCCTGCTCGATCAGGCTGAGCGTGATGTTACCGCGCTGACCATTTACACCATTAAGCTCTCTCATCCCCCGTTTTCTCTCCAGTCTCTGTGCCACATTCATTACTGCCTGTTTAACGAGCTATATAGCTGGGCGGGAAAAGTGCGCGATATCTCAATCAGCAAAGGACAGACCCGATTTTGCCAGCCGACTTTTATTGTGAGTGAAGCGGAGAAATTATTTGCAAAACTGGCCTGCGAAAGATGGCTGAAGCAGGCTGACCATGAATCTTTTTGTCATCAGGTTGCCTGGTATTACTGCGAGTTCAACATTCTCCATCCCTTTCGGGAAGGAAATGGTCGGGCATTACGCATTCTGTTCGAACATATTATTCTTAATGCGGGCTATCAGGTGAGCTGGGAAGGCCTGAGCGCCAGCGACTGGTTAGCGGCAAATATTGCGGGTTACCAGAGTGGCCCGGAAAAAATGGCGGCACTGTTCCTGCGCCACATTGTGCCGCTCAGCGATAAAACTCCCGGAATACCGGTGACTGCAGGGCGAACTCAATAA
- a CDS encoding LysR family transcriptional regulator: MAFRQWQDMALFALVAECGSFTGAAERAGLPKSSVSQRISQLEQRLGIRLLNRTTRQLNLTFAGERYLLHCQEMMQASERADQAIASLRENPSGRLRITSPAGIGATLLARCNAEFLRLYPDVTLDVSISDEMRDLVQEGFDVALRTGQPQESSLIGRRIGNCPRLLVASQHYLNQHPPLLHPHQLSAHRCIAHRAWNEWVLQRDDEFYRWLLPPGHLTDNLLYARESALGDAGITLLPHFLTDGAMADPRLVPVLPEWEIEGNELWLVYPGRKLNSPALARFIEFALQSPVFREFYR; the protein is encoded by the coding sequence ATGGCATTTCGTCAGTGGCAGGATATGGCGCTGTTTGCGCTGGTGGCGGAGTGCGGCAGCTTTACCGGTGCGGCGGAACGCGCAGGTCTGCCCAAATCGAGTGTCAGTCAGCGCATCAGCCAGCTGGAACAGCGGCTGGGGATTCGTCTGCTGAACCGCACCACCCGCCAGCTTAACCTGACCTTTGCCGGGGAGCGCTATCTGCTGCATTGTCAGGAGATGATGCAGGCCAGTGAACGCGCCGATCAGGCGATTGCCAGCCTGCGGGAAAACCCCAGCGGGCGTCTGCGCATCACCAGCCCGGCAGGGATCGGCGCGACGCTGCTGGCGCGCTGTAACGCGGAGTTTTTACGCCTCTATCCTGATGTGACGCTGGATGTCTCGATCTCCGATGAGATGCGCGATCTGGTGCAGGAGGGCTTCGATGTGGCGCTGCGCACCGGTCAGCCGCAGGAGTCCTCGCTGATTGGCCGCCGGATAGGCAACTGCCCGCGACTGCTGGTCGCTTCACAGCACTATCTTAATCAGCATCCACCCTTGCTTCATCCACATCAGCTCTCGGCCCACCGCTGTATTGCGCATCGCGCCTGGAATGAATGGGTGTTGCAGCGCGATGACGAGTTCTACCGCTGGCTGCTGCCGCCAGGCCATCTGACCGACAATTTACTCTATGCACGCGAATCTGCGCTGGGCGATGCGGGCATTACCCTGCTGCCGCACTTTCTGACCGATGGGGCGATGGCGGATCCCCGGCTGGTGCCGGTGCTGCCGGAATGGGAGATCGAGGGGAATGAGCTGTGGCTGGTTTATCCAGGCCGTAAACTCAATTCGCCTGCGCTGGCGCGCTTTATTGAGTTCGCCCTGCAGTCACCGGTATTCCGGGAGTTTTATCGCTGA
- a CDS encoding zinc-binding alcohol dehydrogenase family protein, translating into MSIRAIAVNPENPENFTEIFPETPTPGEYDLRVEVKAASVNPVDTKVHKGAKKNGLQQPRILGWDASGVVLEVGSSVSNFKPGDEVFYAGDLTRPGSNSTEQLVDSRITGHKPESLDWAQSAAIPLTALTAWEGLFERLNLETATEDQTLLIVGGAGGVGSLAIPLAKLRSKVKIIATASREDSAQWCRDRGADLVINYKDMIGELEKQGIKQVDYIFCLNDTDGHWETMAKLIAPQGHICTIVENEHPLSMDQLKLKSAALHFELMYTRSMFNTPDMARQGEILDAVSALLDEGKLQTTLSETLHGLSVETLTAAHQRVLEGHMRGKVVMVY; encoded by the coding sequence ATGTCTATTCGCGCTATCGCAGTTAATCCGGAAAACCCTGAAAACTTCACCGAAATTTTCCCTGAAACCCCAACGCCAGGTGAGTATGACCTGCGGGTTGAAGTCAAAGCCGCATCGGTCAACCCGGTCGATACCAAGGTTCACAAAGGGGCGAAGAAGAATGGCTTACAGCAGCCACGCATCCTCGGCTGGGATGCCAGCGGCGTCGTGCTGGAAGTGGGCAGCTCAGTCAGCAACTTTAAGCCTGGCGATGAAGTCTTCTATGCGGGTGACCTGACGCGTCCCGGCAGTAACAGCACCGAGCAACTGGTGGATTCACGCATCACCGGTCACAAGCCTGAGAGCCTGGACTGGGCGCAGTCAGCCGCGATCCCGCTGACGGCCCTGACCGCCTGGGAAGGATTGTTTGAGCGACTGAATCTTGAGACGGCAACGGAAGATCAGACCCTGCTGATCGTCGGCGGCGCGGGTGGTGTCGGATCGCTGGCGATCCCACTGGCGAAGCTGCGCAGCAAAGTGAAGATCATTGCGACGGCCTCGCGTGAAGATTCCGCCCAGTGGTGCCGCGATCGCGGAGCCGATCTGGTGATCAACTACAAAGATATGATCGGTGAGCTGGAAAAACAGGGCATTAAGCAGGTCGATTATATCTTCTGCCTGAATGATACCGATGGTCACTGGGAGACGATGGCGAAGCTGATTGCCCCACAAGGCCATATCTGCACCATCGTGGAAAACGAACATCCGCTGTCGATGGATCAGCTGAAGCTGAAGAGTGCTGCCCTGCACTTCGAGCTGATGTATACCCGCAGCATGTTCAACACGCCGGATATGGCGCGTCAGGGCGAGATTCTGGATGCGGTATCGGCGTTGCTGGATGAAGGTAAGCTGCAAACCACACTGAGCGAGACGCTGCACGGTCTGAGCGTTGAGACCTTAACCGCCGCCCATCAGCGCGTGCTGGAAGGCCACATGCGCGGCAAAGTGGTGATGGTCTATTAA
- the nadR gene encoding multifunctional transcriptional regulator/nicotinamide-nucleotide adenylyltransferase/ribosylnicotinamide kinase NadR has protein sequence MSSFDYLKTAIRQQGHTLQQVADASGMTKGYLSQLLNAKIKSPSAQKLEALHRFLGLEFPRRDKTVGVVFGKFYPLHTGHIYLIQRACSQVDELHIIMGYDEPRDRELFENSAMSQQPTVSDRLRWLLQTFKYQKNIRIHAFDEEGIEPYPHGWDVWSKGVSAFLSEHGIAPDCIYTSEAPDAEMYQQHLGIQTVLVDPSRSFMSISGAQIRQDPFRFWDYIPTEVKPFFVRTVAILGGESSGKSTLVNKLANIFNTTSAWEYGRDYVFSHLGGDEMALQYSDYDKIALGQAQYIDFAVKYANKVAFIDTDFVTTQAFCLKYEGREHPFVQALIDEYRFDLVILLENNVPWVADGLRSLGSSVDRREFQSMLVTMLRENNIEFLHVQEDDYDARFLRCIELVKAMLGEKNAQP, from the coding sequence ATGTCGTCGTTTGATTATCTGAAAACGGCTATCCGCCAGCAGGGCCATACGCTGCAACAGGTCGCTGATGCCAGCGGCATGACCAAAGGCTATCTGAGCCAGTTGCTCAATGCCAAAATTAAAAGCCCCAGCGCGCAAAAGCTGGAGGCACTGCACCGGTTTCTGGGACTGGAGTTTCCGCGCCGCGATAAAACGGTGGGCGTGGTCTTTGGTAAATTCTATCCGCTGCACACCGGCCATATCTATCTGATTCAGCGCGCCTGTAGCCAGGTCGATGAGCTGCATATCATCATGGGTTATGACGAGCCGCGCGATCGCGAACTGTTTGAGAACAGCGCGATGTCACAGCAGCCCACGGTCAGCGATCGCCTGCGCTGGCTGCTGCAGACCTTTAAATATCAGAAAAATATCCGCATTCACGCCTTTGATGAAGAGGGGATCGAGCCCTATCCGCATGGCTGGGATGTCTGGAGTAAAGGCGTCAGCGCGTTTCTCAGTGAGCACGGCATTGCACCGGACTGCATCTACACCAGCGAAGCGCCGGATGCGGAGATGTATCAGCAGCATCTTGGCATTCAGACCGTGCTGGTCGATCCCAGCCGATCCTTTATGAGCATCAGCGGCGCGCAGATTCGTCAGGATCCGTTCCGCTTCTGGGATTACATTCCCACTGAAGTGAAACCGTTCTTTGTGCGCACCGTGGCGATCCTCGGCGGAGAATCGAGCGGTAAATCGACGCTGGTGAATAAACTCGCCAACATCTTCAACACCACCAGTGCCTGGGAATATGGCCGCGACTATGTCTTCTCCCACCTGGGCGGTGACGAAATGGCGCTGCAATATTCTGATTACGACAAGATCGCGCTGGGTCAGGCGCAGTACATCGATTTCGCCGTCAAATATGCCAATAAAGTGGCGTTTATCGACACCGACTTTGTGACTACGCAGGCGTTTTGTCTCAAGTATGAAGGGCGTGAACACCCCTTTGTGCAGGCCCTGATCGATGAATATCGTTTTGATCTGGTGATTCTGCTGGAGAACAACGTGCCCTGGGTCGCGGATGGATTGCGCAGCCTGGGCAGTTCAGTGGATCGACGGGAGTTTCAGTCGATGCTGGTGACGATGCTGCGTGAAAACAACATCGAATTCCTGCACGTGCAGGAAGATGATTATGACGCGCGTTTCCTGCGCTGCATTGAGCTGGTCAAAGCGATGCTGGGCGAGAAAAACGCCCAGCCGTAA
- the radA gene encoding DNA repair protein RadA: MAKAAKRAFVCNECGADYPRWQGQCSACHAWNTITEVRIAASPAAARNERLSGYAGSAGTSRVQKLSEISLEALPRFSTSFKEFDRVLGGGVVPGSAILIGGSPGAGKSTLLLQVMCRLSEGMKTLYVTGEESLQQVAMRAHRLGLPTENVNMLSETSIEQICLIAEQEQPQLMVIDSIQVMHMAEIQSSPGSVAQVRETAAYLTRFAKTRGVAIIMVGHVTKDGSLAGPKVLEHCIDCSVLLDGDADSRFRTLRSHKNRFGAVNELGVFAMTEQGMREVSNPSAIFLSRGEEVTSGSSVMVLWEGTRPLLVEIQALVDHSMMGNPRRVAVGLEQNRLAILLAVLHRHGGLQMADQDVFVNVVGGVKVTETSADLALMLSMVSSLRDRPLPQDLVIFGEVGLAGEIRPVPSGQERISEAAKHGFKRAIVPAGNAPKKPIAGMQVFSAKKLADALAILDDL, encoded by the coding sequence TTGGCCAAAGCGGCAAAACGCGCATTTGTCTGTAACGAATGTGGCGCAGATTACCCACGCTGGCAGGGGCAATGCAGCGCCTGCCACGCCTGGAACACCATCACCGAGGTGCGCATTGCCGCCTCGCCCGCCGCTGCGCGTAACGAGCGTCTGAGTGGCTATGCCGGCAGCGCCGGAACCAGCCGGGTGCAGAAGCTCTCTGAAATCAGCCTGGAGGCGTTACCGCGCTTCTCCACCAGCTTCAAAGAGTTTGACCGGGTACTGGGCGGCGGGGTGGTGCCGGGCAGCGCCATTCTGATTGGCGGCAGTCCTGGCGCGGGCAAATCCACGCTGCTGCTGCAGGTGATGTGCCGGTTGTCAGAGGGCATGAAAACCCTTTACGTCACCGGTGAAGAGTCCCTGCAACAGGTGGCAATGCGTGCCCATCGTCTGGGATTACCCACCGAAAATGTGAATATGCTGTCGGAAACCAGCATTGAGCAGATCTGCCTGATCGCCGAGCAGGAGCAGCCGCAACTGATGGTGATCGACTCGATCCAGGTGATGCACATGGCGGAGATCCAGTCATCGCCGGGCAGCGTCGCTCAGGTGCGTGAAACCGCCGCTTACCTGACGCGCTTCGCCAAAACGCGCGGTGTGGCGATCATCATGGTCGGTCACGTCACTAAAGATGGATCGCTGGCCGGGCCGAAGGTGCTGGAGCACTGTATCGACTGCTCAGTCCTGCTGGATGGCGATGCCGATTCCCGCTTCCGCACGCTGCGCAGTCATAAGAACCGCTTTGGCGCGGTCAATGAGCTGGGTGTCTTTGCCATGACCGAGCAGGGCATGCGTGAAGTCAGCAACCCATCCGCTATCTTCCTGTCGCGTGGCGAAGAGGTCACCTCGGGCAGCTCGGTTATGGTGCTGTGGGAGGGGACGCGTCCGCTGCTGGTGGAGATTCAGGCGCTGGTCGATCACTCGATGATGGGCAATCCGCGCCGCGTGGCGGTGGGTCTGGAGCAGAACCGCCTGGCGATTCTGCTGGCCGTTTTACATCGTCACGGCGGATTGCAGATGGCGGACCAGGATGTGTTCGTCAACGTGGTCGGCGGCGTTAAAGTTACCGAAACCAGTGCGGATCTGGCGCTGATGCTGTCGATGGTATCGAGCCTGCGCGATCGTCCGTTGCCGCAGGATCTGGTGATCTTCGGCGAAGTGGGGCTGGCCGGTGAGATCCGTCCGGTGCCCAGCGGTCAGGAGCGCATCTCTGAAGCCGCGAAGCATGGCTTCAAACGCGCCATTGTACCGGCAGGAAATGCACCGAAAAAACCGATTGCCGGGATGCAGGTTTTCAGCGCGAAGAAGCTGGCCGATGCGCTGGCGATTCTGGACGATCTGTAA